ttgttgtaaaaaataatcatcacAACAAAGCAATTTAAATCTTACAAACTATAAACGTattgacaaatataatattatgaacagttaaattaattgaattttatttaattgtataagattttaaaacacaaaactatcTGTCTACTTAATCatggtattcaaatttaaacataatagtcACATTTGTAAAAGTGtaagcaattaaataaaaatcaattaatttataggacagttatatattataatgataataattaattactaagactaataatatatttatatatatgaacTAGTTTGTAGAACATATAGTAGTACACAATGACACAATGTAACTttgttaatttagtttattttaatcctTAGTTAGATGAAAAAAGTACTTtataaaaccttaaaaattaGCCTAGGCTTTCTTGTGTTTCCTTAAATTGCAgtgcttaaatataatattttttatacaagcAACTAATGAATTCATATTATCCATAAAAGGAGTGTGAtatctgtttattttattattattttttagtggggggttatttaaatattaaatactattttgacATAAGATGTTTATTACTTTTCTTGTTGCCAAAATGGGCGTAAAactcaaaaacaataaataattgccATTGTTgtcatgtttaataataattatgttctacaatctacaatataataaatagttatgagaataaaaaatactataaggtaggtaataaaaaaataaagaatcaGAAAAATATACGATCAATACATAAGGGTGAGTGTGGAAGAAACTAATTCACAGCCATTGTTCAAGACTGTACAACAGTACTCTGATCATTTTGACTTTCTGTTCTTTTAAACATAGCCATAATCCGAGGGCACCGAGGGCACATTGGCACTTTTCTCGAATCGTAACACTTCTTGTGATAACATGACCCACAGTCCACACATCTTGTCACCAATCTGAAGTCCCAAGGAAAAAGTATTTTGTTCTTGTTGCATATTTCACAAACAAACCCTCTTGCTTGGcacaactataaataatagtaatgagCATTTACAAAATTACCGTAcaaaatttttacttaaatttttttacctgACAATTGATAATGTGCTTATTACAGATGACGATTaagttttgtagttttttacAGAGTTCTCCGTTTTTAACATCCACCAAATTTTGGATGGAATACAAGTCCGGCTTAAGTATTATATGGGCGTCCATATTTTCTAATGTCTCTTTTAATCTAttcaaatgtattaatgtaaaaatgtattgcatAAGAACTAAAGTACAAGACATAATAGTGAGAACGTGCAAAACGACTCtagtgtacatatatatatagtatataccaacCGGTCGGCGTATctgcataaaaaaatgtaatctttgATGTAATACAATTGCATCCGATATGTTCGAACTTTGTCTAGGCCTCGGGCGCGTTTGTACAGAACGCTATTCAAGTCGGTTATATTAAACAGCGGGTCGAATAACATTTTCTCCAGCAGAGTGAATGAGAAACACGACACCGGATACCTAAACAAACAGTACATGTCTTAAAATATCATAGACACGTTTGAGGAATTCATGTGACGTACTTCGAAAAGTCCCATTTTCCGATTACCCGACCGGGTATGATGGCGGTTTTATCTACATGACACCCAGTGCAAAAATACCGACCCAAGTAAAAGCAATAACGGAATTTCGAAGCGTACTTCACTGCCACTTTCATGCTACAGCCCGCACATCTATAACCTTGTAGTTCCATTATGTTTTTCCTactgtaaacataaaaaacaataaattcaatcaaaaattaaatatacgatAAACgactgtttttttaaatacttattgtaaaggtattttaatagatactaggtaggtacgatGTGCAACAACTTCTgatccttatattataattagatccTAGATTTAAATGGCCTAAAAACTATCCAAAAATTCATATTAACGGCAAAGTCCttaaaaacctaacctaaacaaatcaatttttaacaCTTCTTGaacaaatgaaaatacaaaCTTAACGAAATAAACACGATTAGGATGTAATACCAACTGACAAATATTAGTTGTTACTGATTTAAGTTGTAGACACTCAACAGCTATTAGTGACACTCAGTGGCGTACATAGGGGGTGGGCCTAGTGGGCTGCAGCCCCTCCTTCGAAAtaacagtatttttaaatagaacaacaatatattttattaggtactattataagttataatatttcatagcctgttgaaaaataacaaatatgaatatatttatagaaactgttaaatatatagtagacAGTAGCCTCTAAGTAATAAATCACTAACTAGTTTCTATCTACTATAGCCCAccccaaaaattatttctatatatgcCACTGGTGGTACTGCAGATAGATAAAGACTTTATCGACGTaccaaaatcataaaatataaatagaacgATGGTCAAATGATAAATAGTAGGGATAACATTTTTGAGCTAATATTTTGAATCAAaccaaaaattaacaaaattatttaaaaattaagaaaaatgctaaataaaagtttattttttcaattctctGATGTACAAAATGGATTTTGTACTTTAAAAGCATTGAAAGTCTGGAACTTTCCAAAATATAATGCACTTAGCATTCAAATCCAGGCTTTGATTGTATTAAGTAAATAGTTACCTTATAATAAATCAGTGGAGGATATATCCTAGTTCTGAGAGGGGGGGATGAATTTCAAATCCATAGAGGTAATGACGTTCAACCCctccaattattttatattgtaataatgtatagtggTGGTGAAAATACCCCCTGTGTGATATCCCCTAGCAATAACCTACTGATGCCCACTCCCTATTTTAAAACTGGTCCTGCTTACATTGGCGAAGGATGACTAGTGAATATAATTTGCGGTCGTGGTGGCGCCCAATCACTAGTGCCTCGCAACCGAGACGAAGCCTCCGGACGATCATCGGCGTGATCATGTGGGTTGACGGGCCAGCTCGACGGTAAAGGCAAAATCTGCAATGTTCAAACACATTTAATGctcatatataattgaatttctaataaatttcaTTCCCTGCTAAAGTTACGCCACCTTGCGCGCCAGTAGCGGCTATCCTATAATGATTTCTGTTAAATTGGGTGGGAATCGGTGTTCAGTTGGACATAAGGATTTGGGTTCTGTTGGTTctggatattttaaaattattaattattttaatttagtaattaacataaaatatctggAGAAGGCGAAGGATGTGGGTGGGTCTACGGAAATATCCTTAGGTGGCTCAGCAACACTCTTCATTTCTAACATAGCCTCCACTAGCACGTGTAGTAACAATGATTGATGAGTGATGACGAAATGACATACCTGTTGCGGGGCGTCTTTTTCAGATATTAGCCACTGGACATTAACGTCAACGGGCCAGTTGTTCTTGTGACTGATCTGGCGGATCAATGACCGTGCGACACTTTCTGCCGTGACCGTCGAACACACGCTAGCTGATCGCGTCCGGTCTGCGTTGGAGTACGACAACGAGCCCGCCGGCGAACTACACACAGAGAACATCGACGAACAGATACTGTCGTTGTCCAAATCGAACTCGTCCATATCATCCGTGGTGGACATACTGGATGTGGTTGAGCAGTACGAAGACGTCAGAGAACTCATCGtggctaaaaaatatgtataaaaattcatCGATAGGTAATTTATACAGCGAAAAGCAATACGTTTAAAACGTGGCTTTACACGCAGGAAGAAAGGCGTGTCGATTGCCAACACCTGTATCAgtgggtatataaaataaaataaaatgaattctTTCAAATAGACCGAAAGTTTCGCTACCAGGctcgaaattaaattattccatGGGAGAATACTATATGCGTATATTGCAACACATAGTCATGAAGGTCATGACAGGTCGTACAGTTTACTTACATTCGGTCAGGCAATCGGAAGACGACGTGCCGGCCATCGGGGTCTGTTCGATCTGCAGCTTTTGTTTGCGCCGATAAcggattttttgttttaaccgGTTTATCTCTTCATCGCTCTCGTCGATCACTTCGTCAGcgaatttcaatttttgattGCATTTGATCTAAAAATGTCGAACACAACACGTGCAAGCATGAGATAAACAGCGATAATTAACGACAAAACCgtcatgattaaaataaatatcttaacgGATGTATGCAAACAATAATGTacaggtaggtaattaaaaaaaacaaacaaaaataaaataggtacgaTCAGAAAACAAGAGGTAGGTACTCGGGGCGTGTCGATCCCAGTGACGcacaattttctaacaaaaaaaaaaaaaaaaaagtatacgtCCGCAGGGGTATAAAAGTATATACTAAAGCAAATGGTCGACATAAAAGAAAACAGTCATGCAGGTATAATTGTTAGAATGTACATGAATATACGTTTTAgatcattcaaaaaataataatattaatactttgatGTCTTACACGTCATTATACATCTGGAGGGCACTTTTAGAGGAGTATACGGTGTGTgtgagtgtatatatatatatattaatacatgtataaagggtgtacatatatacattatacacacacgttaaaattatatataggaaGATTATTTTATCACTAAAAAGTCATTttcttaaatgtaatttttaatttatgtgtttttgaaattatttttttgtatgtaatttataataccctAATATCCTATTGATATCCTACGCAggaaacagaatatttttctgacaataattataaaatgttgaaccaATGTTCAACCAAGTTAATtagttaacatttaattttcagaTGAGCAGAATGAAGTGACAGTGACAGTGACAGTGGTACataataccatatatatatgGATCACGATACACCATTATACTTCACTGaactaaacttaaaatatttattcaaactaATTAACGAGGTACTGATACGAAagtacaatgaaaaatgtatgttgtcatttaaaggaataaaaaacttaaaatattataacatttaggtataaagataaaaaacaataaataaaatgttgtgttgttataaatatataaaagaaacaaaaaatattttcataaacacaTAAATTTACCCGGAAAATGGcagttcaatgatataataatcgTCTTGTACATAAAGGGAACGCCGTGTGATGGAAGTAAACGGCATACTGCGATGTCGAGGATGCGTATTGCGTGAGTAGGTTTCTTTCTCTCCCGACGGCCGGCTATTCTCGGTGAGTAGGAGACATTCGGCCGGAATCCCTGCCAGACCGATGACGCTACGACCGTCGAGCACTTGCAGTGGACAAAAAAATTGACATCGTCGTCGttgtgacaaaaaatatttgtttacataatgaatatagtaggtacaagtATAAGAATTATAGTGTTCATtccatactatataatattaaacacatgCGGTTTAAATCCAATTACCGCTTGACTGttgatggtaattttttttttttttttggaactggTTATTGATAAGAgctaatgtaattaatattttggccTTTGTGGGAAGAATGTAATTCTGAACAAATAAGtaggaaaacattttatttgttagttcAAAATGTTGTAATCGATCAATATTGTGAAGCCATAATATgatcgttttattatttaatacaaattcacAAAATTACTAATTGTTTTTCAGTGTTAATGTTACAACtgatataaacctatatattcgtaattaatgtcaaaaataaatacaaaataagtttCTACGTGTATGACTATAGCATGTAGATAAtaataccaaatttaaaattatttttatccaaaATAAATCAAGCAGTTAGTAGCTTTTTTGTTTTgagatttatcataatatgtcaaaatatattaaattattatttattatattgattgaaCCTGAACCACATGGCAGATAtagcaataaaaacaatatttatgattaaatacTAACTTGTTCAATAGTGCCAATGATTGCTTCGGAAATTTTGAAATGAGCATTTTCACGGTCGAGTTCAGCATTGGCTTGAAGAAACTGTCCAGAAGATAAGAACTTGAACAAATCTTGATCGGGAAAATATGAAGATACTAATCCGAATGTCCCTACATACTTTGAAGGTGGAAATTCATCATAAGGTATCAAAGTTCTGGATCCATCAGAAATATTGCTTCGAGTGTCATCGTCAGATtcttctaatatttttaatgggaGCGTAAACAACTTTGATCGTCGTTTATTTCGTTTCGGCAAATCACTACTCAATAACTGATGTTTGTTTGAATCGTCGTTATCGTGTAGAAGCTGTTCATAATTGACATCCAATAACTTTGGTAGCAAAACCTGTGTTGTGTTTTCTATTATTGTAGCCTGGTGTGTAAAATCTAATGAGTAGTCAGATTTTTGTATTGTGTCAAAACTTAATGACCGCCTGAGTTTTGATTGATCAAAtgtcttattataaatatttggccAACTTTTATAGCATTGTCTTTTAcacaaatgtttaattttatgctTAGGTAGATCATTATGATGTCCAGtattcatattatgttcattgATGTTTTCAGATGATTTATACTTCAAAAGATTTGTCAATGAACCcaattgtttgaaatatttactgTATGTTTGCTTATATAACGATTTTGGCAAGGTAGTACAATGTTCACTTTtagatgaataatttaaaaactaaaaaacattttaaaataatttattataaacaatagttaAACAGTCAATTAAAAAATGGCTTACTAATTTAGGATTGATTTCCAGTAATAAAGACGGTTGATTCAGTTCAACAACTCTTAGACATAATAACGCAGCATCGCTATACTCCTTTTGACACAAAAAAGCTTCTGGCTTATAAAATTTATACAGATGATCTTTGTCAGACAATAACAATCCAAGTTTTTCAGATAGCGAATGGTTTTCAAgactgaaaaattataaaataaaaggtttAATTTACTAATGAAGAAATcagcaataaattaataatcaaccTTCTGGACAATATTAacgatatttatattcaatataagtgGTGGTTTTGAGTCGCATGAGGGGATACTCCTCCCCTTTAACTTGTGTtacttacttttaatattaaaataatataaaataatatctagtttatggcaatcgttaagaggacgtcacacatattatgttgtctctGCTATCTGTCTTACAAAtagtaaaaactgttttgcacAGGACAACTTTGCTCCCTTTGTATTTATAGTACAATTACCAAAATTCTACAATGCATAAGGAAGAACTTTATCAGTGTTGTAGTGTTTTTATTTGACatgaatacatttaaagtaATCAGTTTCAGAACATTAGGTTCTTTTtcaatcaattattaaaaactattggttagtgctataaaaaaaaaatgaaaaaactatGAGACAGATAAACTTTTTCCCTATGTGTCGTGGAATTTTAGTAATTCTACTACAGATACAGAGGGAGTAAAATTGTctcgcgcaaaacagttttaattgctatgttatacatttgtaagacggagataacacaTGCAGGTGGAGCGTCCTCttaacagaaaatattataacagttttaatatataacataagtaTGCTTAGGCTGATTTTAACAAGAGTACGAATCAGATCTTTTGTGCTAtgatactaaaatactaaatttagaTCAgccatatcccccccccccaccatgaAGCCTAGGTCTAATATCTTCTactttatattatcaataactgATTTTATTTAACTGAAGGAAATATTTTGCttacaataatttcattgtttaatttaaaataaccattcTATACTAATTCTATTTAGATATCTTAgatttctttataatttatcgtaaagctataatttttcaaaaggaaacagataaaaaaatatctaccttAAACTATTTTCTTAATACAATTTCCACATCAAACTTTTGGAGCATTTTTACTACACAAAAATTTGACAAAAAGAAGTTAACTTTAAGGTATACAAAACAAGCTTAACACATAATCTAAAGTGTGATCCAGCAtgatataaattcaatataactaAGAAAATGTTCAGTATATTTTAAGTGAAATTACTTACAAGTTAGAGGTACAGCAAATTCTGgttcttatttatataattatatatttcataatgcAAAATCTGTGAATATTTTCCCCTTGGTGATCTATTACCTATGATaacttaatacaattaattaattataaattctgaTTTTGGTTGTTTCCcttaactttcaaaatattaatacaaatatcaaCTGTGcagtatttctaaaaaaaagaatgaaaactaaaaataaaatattatattttgatagacTTTACTTTGAATACATAACATGTCatacatttatagaataatgTTTACAGTTAAAAGTAGagcaaattatcaaaaatatatgaaaatacaaGTAATGTGCTTTAGTGTTAATTAACTTAcagagaataataaaataatttgaaatataaatccATCATTAGACAATAAATTGACAGAAGAATAATAGTTCATTTGTCAGTCCGCAACAATAAATGAATTACAAAcccaacatttaaaaatcacattaTTGAAATACAACTAATCACTAAAAATTACCACATCATTCAatagttatattgtaattataattcattgtatatttttttagttctttcATGGCTAGAAATTCAAcactagaaattattttttttattgaaatagttTATGCATGACCAATGAAATAAGCATATTGTTCGATTAGGTAACTTTACATATATAGGGACTATATGGAGAATATATTAGATTCCTGTAAAATTTTACTCTAATAacttaaattgtttacaaatgtGATAAGGCCCACACAGATAAGTTGTATACCGGTAGAATAACTGAATAGATCAATCAATGCTCACTGTTCAGTCAATAATTGGTAGACCTCAGTAGTATAACTagtaaaaagatttaaaaataacaaaataaattctataggttacctaggtatttataataatcatagacGCAAATTGACTacattttttggggggacttgaccgacatttgGGGGGACTAAATCCttccaagccccccccccctcccccctatttgcgccaatgataataatatattatatacctacctatttttagagtacataataatatgtaatatgatatttacAATTCGAAAATAGATATGtagatattatgttgttattttagctaacaaaattaaataaaatggtataaataaaaggcaacataaataatattttcataaatcatgcaaaattaattttgatcaaAATGTCATAAGAAAGAACTCAGCTTtatctggtttttttttaaagaatatttactatatactaagcattttttcatataaaaaacaaaagtacaatttttgcaaatttaaaaattcttttgtaatttaaaaaaaatatagttttttaacaattttatgtattataactgaTACAATACATTTGTCAATACAAAAAGAAACACTATAccgtaacaaaaaataaaaaaagttgttgttgatAATAAAGGAGTTACGCTAggaattttgtttataaacttgctatagatttgaaaatatttcaatattatttaaccagAAATATGTTGGTACCTgcatatgtacctacatatggTATAAATATGTCAATAATGCCATTTTAAGTATGATAGTCGGTACCTTATACCAAATTATTCATGAATAGGTGCAGTTGCGGATCTGGGACTTTTTTATGGTGGGTGCTGTAAGCCTCGTGTACGCCTATATGTTGATAATAAAGCTCTATACTTATCATAATCAACTTcggaataaaaaccaaattaacCTATTTTTTGGTAGTAAGTAGTTTTTATCAACGGTCTACAGTTAATTTGCTTAGTTCTACGTGATAACTGATGTCtaagtactatataataataaaaaaaaatttcaatatgcGGAACAGCGGTGGGTGCTTTAGCCTCCAAGCACTTCCCCTAATCCACCACTGAATAAGTGCTATAAAGTATCATTCAATTAAATGGTGTTGTTTATCTAAACAGTTAgcacattaaataaattaccaaaacattttgtaatttatggttaatacattttatttgttaactaaGTAGTGAAtgactaatttatttatgtggCATGACATACCTTTTATAAATCCATAATGATGATTTATTCAAATGTTCATTTTTAGGGCATGTATTTCTTGAGAATGTGCATAATGATGCTATTGTTGGGTGCAACCAATTGATTCCTTGAATAAAATTCCAAATTCCATCTTCTGCCTTtagaaaaatatagttaaacatATTGTTGCAAGTTTAAGCAAAATCATCTTTATTGccttaatttaagtattagtaattattatactaataacattaattattaatagtatttaaataaatctagATTTAGATGTGGAGGTTCTTAAAACAGAACTAACAGGGAACATAATTTTTCCAAAAGTTTACAACATAGTCTTATGTTTACATAAGTATTAAAAGGTAAATAGTATTAGCCAAAATATAGAGAACCATTGAATCTAAACAGTAAATACATTTCTATATCCATAGCCTTATGtaaatgtaacaaaattaatatatcagttaagttaagatttatttcataaaatagtatactacTGACTAGTCCAAACAATTAAtactacattatacattttatactacaaaattaaaataatttaaatgaatataaatggGGGAATTTGCTCATCACAGCTATTATGGACaccaaatgtattttaaacgtACTGAGCTAATCCTCTGCGAGCATCCCTAACTAGATGTAAGGATATTAATATTCGTTGATGTATAATTAACACAAGTCATATCTCAAAGGTTAGAAGtttgaaaattagaaaaactatGTTTATTATACTACTAGTAAACTgtgtttaagggaccattaggTCATCATAGATTcattaggtaattttttaacGATTGTTTATGCACctctgcataaaatatatttcttaagttTAATCTTATTAGAATGAAAATTGAAAGAATATAGGTAGAgacgtttttgttattttgagaTAAATTTACTTCCttcctaggtacctataatctatattacataatataatatacctctaataaaaaatacaccatccaattctaattattattaattattatcagaatattattataataggtattcttAAACACTTTTAGTTTCAAAATTCATAcagatttttagaaatttgtattgataatacaaatatagataataggtattatactattatataaagaaaaaaacatctAAATGTTGTACATTGCATGTATAATTTGACTAAAATACCTTAAGTCTAAACACACCCTTAATTGTCTACTTACATTTGAATTTATGGTTAAACATCCGTGGCtaaaaatattcatcataatTGAATGTAGTCGATCTAAGCCACCACATACTTCCCAAGTATTGGTTTGAGCGGACATAGACAAACATTCTACAGTAGATTTTAGATGATCTAGTATCACTGGCAGTTCTTCCATCTATTTCgatgtttcaataaaattacaagtATATGCTTTatagaacattaaaattaattttgtacacctatttatttatttgcgaAAATTATTTACA
This genomic window from Metopolophium dirhodum isolate CAU chromosome 1, ASM1992520v1, whole genome shotgun sequence contains:
- the LOC132935322 gene encoding run domain Beclin-1-interacting and cysteine-rich domain-containing protein; translated protein: MEELPVILDHLKSTVECLSMSAQTNTWEVCGGLDRLHSIMMNIFSHGCLTINSNAEDGIWNFIQGINWLHPTIASLCTFSRNTCPKNEHLNKSSLWIYKSLENHSLSEKLGLLLSDKDHLYKFYKPEAFLCQKEYSDAALLCLRVVELNQPSLLLEINPKLFLNYSSKSEHCTTLPKSLYKQTYSKYFKQLGSLTNLLKYKSSENINEHNMNTGHHNDLPKHKIKHLCKRQCYKSWPNIYNKTFDQSKLRRSLSFDTIQKSDYSLDFTHQATIIENTTQVLLPKLLDVNYEQLLHDNDDSNKHQLLSSDLPKRNKRRSKLFTLPLKILEESDDDTRSNISDGSRTLIPYDEFPPSKYVGTFGLVSSYFPDQDLFKFLSSGQFLQANAELDRENAHFKISEAIIGTIEQIKCNQKLKFADEVIDESDEEINRLKQKIRYRRKQKLQIEQTPMAGTSSSDCLTESTMSSLTSSYCSTTSSMSTTDDMDEFDLDNDSICSSMFSVCSSPAGSLSYSNADRTRSASVCSTVTAESVARSLIRQISHKNNWPVDVNVQWLISEKDAPQQILPLPSSWPVNPHDHADDRPEASSRLRGTSDWAPPRPQIIFTSHPSPIRKNIMELQGYRCAGCSMKVAVKYASKFRYCFYLGRYFCTGCHVDKTAIIPGRVIGKWDFSKYPVSCFSFTLLEKMLFDPLFNITDLNSVLYKRARGLDKVRTYRMQLYYIKDYIFLCRYADRLKETLENMDAHIILKPDLYSIQNLVDVKNGELCKKLQNLIVICNKHIINCQLCQARGFVCEICNKNKILFPWDFRLVTRCVDCGSCYHKKCYDSRKVPMCPRCPRIMAMFKRTESQNDQSTVVQS